The genomic interval ATGCCAACAATCTTGATTTATTGTTGCCTTATGTTGTTGAAACTATAGAACGCTATAATATTGACTTGCAAAACCAAATTGAAGCCATTATCCAGAGGGAATATACTTCTATTCACCCAAGTGTATATTGGAAATTCAGAAAAGAAGCTCAGAAATATTTTCAGATTCAAGCTCCCAACAAAGACTATATTTTTAAAGCAATTGTTTTCAAAGAAGTATATCCTTTGTACGGTCAGATTGATATCAAAAGCTCTTCGAATCACAGAAACGAAACAGTAAAACAGGATTTAAAAAACCAAATTAGTCATTTGATTAGGATTTTGGATCATTTGACAACTAACAGCAAATTAGAATTATTAGAACAACGCAAGTTTGAGCTCCATTCTTTTTCGAAAGAGCTATTGATTGAACTCAAAGCCGATACCGAACAGCAAATTCAATTATACATTCAAAAGGAGATTCACCCTATTTTGACCAATTCTAAAAATAATGCTGAACTACAGCTGTTAATTGACAATTACTTTAGTGAATTAGATGAAAAAACAGAACTCTTTTACCATGCCCGAAGAAAGTTTGACGAAGCAATGTCTATCATCAATAAAAAAATGGCTTCGGTATTAGATAAAGAACAAATAGAAGCTCAGAATAATTATCCACATTACTTTGAACGTTTTAAAACTGACGGTGTCGAACATAATTTATATATAGGACAAAGCATCAATCCAAACTTACCGTTTGACATGATGTATCTTAATAATCTACGTTTATGGCAATTGCAAACTTTGTGTAAAATGGAACTAGAGCACCACCGTTTGAAGCCGTTATTACCTTATGAATTGGATGTTACGTCTTTGATTCTCGTATTTAGTTCGCCACTTTCTATTCGATTTAGAATGGATGAAAAACGTTTTGACGTAGATGGCACTTACAATGCCCGCTACGAAGTAGTCAAAAAGCGAATCGATAAAGCGAATATCAAAGGGACGCAAGAACGCATTACACAAAAAGAAAAAATCACTATTGTATATTCACATCAAAGTGAAGAAACAGAATACCTAAAATACATTCAGTATTTACAATTCAAAAAAATAATTGAACCTGAAATAGAACAGTTTGATGTAGAAGAGCTACAAGGTGTTTCAGGTTTAAAAGCGTTGCGCATCAAAGTCATAAACACTGATATAAATCAACCTAACGATTATACCTATCAAGAATTACTAGACGAATTAAACTAAAACTGAATTAAAAGCAATTACAAAAGCAATAACCGAAACAATAATTCCGATCATAAAAATATTATAGGTAATCCTAAGTAATCTATATTTTTTTTCAAGTACGATTCCTAAAAAATACAAATCTTTAATCATCGAATTATACAAATAATCTCGGTCTTTCATTAATTCATTTACTGCCCATTGGTATTCGTCGAGGGGCATTTTATAAAAATTACCAAAAAACAGTAAGTTTACTTTTTGTGCTTCAATATCTTCTCGAGTAAAAGTTCCTGTAGTTACTTTTGGTCGAGTAGATAAAATTGCAAAAATAATAGACACCACACTAAACATTAGCAGTACAAAGGTCGGCATGATTAAATGAGCATTTCCAGGACTATCTAGTTTGGGAATTATTGAAGACAGCGCTATCGAAATAATAATTGCATTTACAGACAGTAATATATTTGCCTTACTATCTGCAATGCCGCTTAATCGTGTATGATTACTTAAAGTGATTCGGAATAAGGTATCAATACCACGATCTGGTTTTTCTTTTTTACTTTTTGTTTTTTTTACTTTTTTAAGAACCTCACCTTCTTGCATATCCTTTTCAATCATTTCTTTAATCCTTTTTATATTTTTCTCTTTTATGGGTTGCCAGTTTTGAAGTGCATAATCCGTTTGATACTGATGCCATTGTTCCATAATATAAATATTCTCCCTGGCCCATTCTACATTGGTATAAACTTTTTTCATAGTTATTTCCCACTCATCTCTTAATTGCTCACAAATTGTCGGATAATTAGAATTCCCAAAATGAGAATAATCAGCATCTCTTATTATATTTTCTAAACTGTTTTTTGGTTGGTAGTCATAGACTGTTGCTTCAATAAGCGCACTTACTTTGGCTATAAAATCTTGAGATTGCTGTTGCGCTATCAAAAAATCAGTAGCTATTTCAACACTCGAAAGCTCATGTTTTTGGCATCCTCTAATATATCCCGTATCGTGAAACCAGGCTGCCATCAATAGCGCTTCGGTATCCTTAGTACTAACATTTTCATGCTTTACAATATCGCCCACCGCTTTTACCACATCCTTAGTATGTCCTAAATTATGGTAAGTAAATGATTTAGAAAGTTTATCTTTGAGTAATTCTGAGACAAAAGCTTCGGCTTGCTGGAGGATATTCATAATAAAAAAATTATACTACTAAAATATGAAATTGTTTTTGGAAAAACGGTTGATTCTTGTTTTTATATCAGTTCTTTTATACGCTTGCGCTACAAAAAAAGAACAATACGGTTCTAATGTAAATGATTCAAATCTTTCAAACGAGAAAGACAGCTCAAAAATTGCACATACTTTTTATTTAATTGGTGATGCTGGAAATATTTCAGAAGAAAACCCTAAGTCTATTTTATTTGCTTTAAGCGAAAAACTGAAAACCGCCGATAAAAACTCGACTCTACTATTTTTGGGGGACAATGTTTATCCCAAAGGAATCCCGAGTAAAAAATCAGCCCCTTCATACCGATCTGCAGAACAGAAATTACTCAATCAATTAGAAATTACAAAAAACTTCAAAGGACAAACCATTTTTATCCCCGGAAATCACGACTGGTACAGTGGAATTAAAGGGTTAAAAGAACAAGAAGACTTAGTCCAAGCATATCTTAAGGACAAAAAAGCTTTCTCTCCTAGAAAAGGTTGTGCGATTGATGACGTAAAAATCAACGACAAGGTACTATTGATCACTATTGATAGCCAGTGGTATTTGGAAGACTGGAACAAAACACCAACTATTAATGAAGATTGTGACATCAAAACCCGTGACG from Flavobacterium ovatum carries:
- a CDS encoding GAF domain-containing protein, with the protein product MNHPIFTESPFKTQISFHKLIESLEEIALTDVDYRSNYAKALLKEIEQVPELRTGIEHYNIIKKNEKLIKNLLADLFPTALSKNEIKAITVPFQNLTFNYTERFTKILANAGTTFDMTIRNYDDNQLYIMSCILILNSYYSQKLDYNKPLFYDIPDVNGILKHYRILYNADFIEILPTSNSVLLSPEDIDLLMDNYEDLNLWKSKFPANSWILKGFGIVSLFDASVESAISNLKTSLLKSDTQENKNDEEIQTIFRTIFKIPDLKLGFVLFNEEENKFTTPPFSSNTEKNSYILLEKEEEELCKNSIFGCTLKSLIEEKKPFIISDVDRFSTTNTLFANHLSKQNIKSCILAPVIKNDKLLGVIELISSQPKILNSINANNLDLLLPYVVETIERYNIDLQNQIEAIIQREYTSIHPSVYWKFRKEAQKYFQIQAPNKDYIFKAIVFKEVYPLYGQIDIKSSSNHRNETVKQDLKNQISHLIRILDHLTTNSKLELLEQRKFELHSFSKELLIELKADTEQQIQLYIQKEIHPILTNSKNNAELQLLIDNYFSELDEKTELFYHARRKFDEAMSIINKKMASVLDKEQIEAQNNYPHYFERFKTDGVEHNLYIGQSINPNLPFDMMYLNNLRLWQLQTLCKMELEHHRLKPLLPYELDVTSLILVFSSPLSIRFRMDEKRFDVDGTYNARYEVVKKRIDKANIKGTQERITQKEKITIVYSHQSEETEYLKYIQYLQFKKIIEPEIEQFDVEELQGVSGLKALRIKVINTDINQPNDYTYQELLDELN
- a CDS encoding Pycsar system effector family protein, encoding MNILQQAEAFVSELLKDKLSKSFTYHNLGHTKDVVKAVGDIVKHENVSTKDTEALLMAAWFHDTGYIRGCQKHELSSVEIATDFLIAQQQSQDFIAKVSALIEATVYDYQPKNSLENIIRDADYSHFGNSNYPTICEQLRDEWEITMKKVYTNVEWARENIYIMEQWHQYQTDYALQNWQPIKEKNIKRIKEMIEKDMQEGEVLKKVKKTKSKKEKPDRGIDTLFRITLSNHTRLSGIADSKANILLSVNAIIISIALSSIIPKLDSPGNAHLIMPTFVLLMFSVVSIIFAILSTRPKVTTGTFTREDIEAQKVNLLFFGNFYKMPLDEYQWAVNELMKDRDYLYNSMIKDLYFLGIVLEKKYRLLRITYNIFMIGIIVSVIAFVIAFNSVLV